Within Bacteroidota bacterium, the genomic segment CAATTCATCAGCTAAAGAGATTAAGGTCATTAAGTCCGACTCAAAAGGCGGGTTCAAATTCACACTGCTTAATGGTGACAATAATGAGTTATCATTCCTGCAGGTAGATGACACCAAACTACGCATGGATATGAAGGGCAGATTATATGCCGATACACTGTCGCGGCCATTGTCCAATGCGAAGATCGATCTTGTTAATGAAAGGGGCCAGGTACAGCAAAGTATTACTACAAAACCCAACGGAGGATTTTTATTTACCGCTCTTCCCTTTAACGAAAGTTTTTTGTTTCAGATAGATGAAAACGACCCGCGTTTTAAAGACCTTGAGAAGCTGATCTTTACCAATGAGGCTGGCGTTGTGATAAAAGTAATACACTTTAAAAAAGATGCCGGATTTAAATTTCAGTTTTTGGCCGGGGATTATAAAAGTATTTCCAGCACTTATGTTGATGACCCCTGGTTAAAGGTATTGCAGTTTAAACAAAACGAAAAGGGCAGGAACGACAGCGTGAATATTGTAGAGAACATTTATTATAACCTCGATGACTACAAAGTGCTGCCAGAGGCCCGCAAAGTACTTGACAAGGTGGTTGACCTGATGAAGAACAACCCCAAGCTGTCAGTTGAAATTGGTTCACATACCGACTCAAGGGCAACAGACGAATACAACCTTACTCTTTCACAAAAACGGGCCCAGGCCGCTACAGGTTATATCATCCAAAATGGTATTGCAAAAAAACGCATAGCAGGCACAGGCTACGGTGAAACCCGCCTCATGAATAAATGCGGCAATGGCGTTGACTGCCCCGAAGAAGAACATGCGAAGAACAGAAGGACGGAGTTTAGGGTGTATGTGAAGTGAGAGAATTACATTGAAAAAAACGAAGAAAACCTTCGCATGTCTACCCAAAATTGGGAGATAAGCGAAGGTTTATATCGGGTATAAAGGAGTTATGTGTAACCTTTAAAGACGGACAACTAAGACGAAAAATATGATTCCAGACTATCAATCACTAATGCTTCCACTTCTAAAACTGGTTGCCGACAGACAAGAACACAAGTACCGAGACTTAATAGAAAACTTGGCGACCGAGTTTAAAGTAACTGACGAAGAAAGAAAAGAACTTTTAGCAAGTGGCAACCAAGCAATTTTTGACAATAGAGTTGGTTGGGCAAAGACATATTTGAAAAAGGCTGGACTTCTTGACTCACCGAAACGAGCGACATTTGTAATCACCGACCGTGGACTTGAAACTTTAAAGAAAAATCTTCCTCGCGTTGACGCAAAATATTTAAGACAATTTTCTGAATTTCTTGAGTTTCAAAATGCAAGTCGCAGCGAGACAGACACCGAAGAGGAAACTACAACCCAAGAGCCGAGTGAGCAGACACCTGAAGAGAATCTCGACAAAGCATACCAACGCATAAGAAAATCTTTAGCTTCGGAATTGCTCAATAAAGTTGTTGAACTTTCACCCGCATTTTTCGAGCGACTTGTAGTAGAACTCTTAGTCAAAATGGGTTACGGTGGTTCAATAAAGGACGCTGGAAAAGCAATCGGGAAAAGCGGAGACGAAGGAATTGACGGAACAATAAAGGAAGACAAACTCGGACTTGACATTATTTACATTCAAGCAAAGCGTTGGAAGCCAGGCAATGTAGTTGGACGACCAGAAATTCAAAAATTTGTTGGTGCTTTAGCTGGACAGGGTGCTAAAAAAGGCATCTTCATCACAACATCCAATTTTACAAAGGAAGCGTTGGACTACACTCCGAGAAATGAAACTAAAATTGTTCTTATTGACGGTGAACAGTTGGCTCAACTAATGATTGATTATAATCTTGGTTGCACTTCTCAGCAGACTTATGAAGTTAAAAAAATCGACAGCGACTATTTTGGAGAAGAGTAATGGCGGATGAACCATATTTTTTAGAAATTGAAGAAAATCACTTGTCAATTGGCGAAGCCAAAAGACTGGTGACAGAAACTTTGTTGAACAATGGCATTAAATCTCCGAAAGGTGGTTGGGAAAGAGCGTCCTTTTTATTTGGGCCACCCGACAAACAGGAAACTGTTACTTTTCAAAAATTATTTTCAATTGCAAGAAAACACGGAGTTGTCGCTTATATTCAAGGTAACATAGACAGGACGGATGATATATTCGGAGGCACATTTGGCATATCATCACCGACAATGGCATTTGGAACGATTTCCTCATCATACGCTGGTTTCTCAAGAATATTAAAGCCTCCGATGACAGATCAGCCCGTTGAATACGAAATTTCAGAAGATATAATGTTTTACCGGGAAGAGATTTGTTTATTCAGCAATGAATACGATTTTACCTTTTGCACACGATATTATAGAGCGTACTTGACTTCCTGCATTGCACTTGTTGACGCATTTATTAATAGACATATTTTGCTGTATAAATTTCGTGGTCAAAATAGTCAAGAATTTGAGGAATTGCAAAGGACAAGCAGATTGGAAGACAGACTGGAATTATTTTTAAAAGTTTCGACAGGAAAAGACTTAACAGCTATAAACGGTGGAGCAGAATGGATTCATTTTAAAAATCTGAGACGATTGAGAAATGAAATGACTCATATAAACAGTCCTTCGCTGGGCTATTCAATAACTGAATTTGCAGAGCATCTTAATTATGCAAAAAAAGGAGTTGGTGGCTTATTACGGCTAATCAGACAGCTTCAAGGAAAACAATCACTTGGCTTCATTGAAAAAGTTAGGACAGCACCAATTATTTATTTTAATGAAATAACTCACAAGGCAGACGGAAAACATATTATTAAACGAAGAAAATAAAAGGCTACACATAACAGCGGCTTGGCGTTATGCGGGCATTCAAGTAAAATGGAGTGCGGGTTTCCAAATAAGCATTTGTCTTGCCGACAAATTCTTCTCCGAAAACCCGCACAACGCCAAGCCGCAAACCGTTATGCCCTATGCTATGACGATCCGCTCTTTTCCGACAGCGTGTAACATTAACAGGGGACAGTTCGTTACAGTTTTATAATTTGACAATTAAACCTTTACGACAAATAGTGGTCAATACAATCTAATGCTAAAAAAATAAACATGAAAAAACTTTATCTTTCTACTGTTCTTTGCCTGCAAAGCACAATTTTCATTTACGGACAAACAACCGACACCTGCCGGATGAAAATCGGCATGAATCTTTTCAGCATCCGAACGAGTGCGACCAATCCTGATTTCATGCAACCGTTCGCAAATGTTTTAAAAGAATGTGATGAGTGGTACGGACAAGACACAACTGGGATAGCAACCACAACAAATAACAGCTCAATAACTTTGTTTACTTTTAATACGGATGGGTATCCGAATGAGGTGCCAATATCCGGCAATGGAGTTTGTGCAAGAATGCTGTTTAACACATACGCAGCCAACAGCAATTACAATTATTATCCTTCCGGGACTTATAATGTTTCATACACCGGCAACGGAACTTTGCGCTTCGGAGGCGATGCTTCTGGTGCGGATATTACAACGGGCAGCGGAACTATTACTGTGACTCCAAGTAATACCGGCATTATCATGAAAATTGTTTTGTCCGATGTGAATAATCCTATACGCGACATTAAAGTGATGATGCCGGGCCATTCCTTCTCAACGATTTTCAACACCGATTTTGTGAATAGATTAACTCCGTTTAATGTATTGCGCTTTATGGAATGGAACAACATGAATACAAACACTGAGGTACAATGGCAAAATAGAAGGAAGCCATCATATTACACCCAAAGTGGTTCGGGAGGAACAATGAATAACAGGGGTATTGCTTGGGAATATGTAGTCGAGCTCTGCAATCTTATGCAAAAAAATTGCTGGATAAGCGTTCCCACACAAGTAGATTCTGCTTATATAGATTCACTGGCAACTATGTTTCGCGACAATCTGAATCCTAATCTTAAAATTTACCTTGAGTATTCAAATGAAACTTCCAATCAGATATGGCTGACAAATTATAACTGGATAGACGACCCAAATAATTCTTCTTTTACTTTAACTAACCATGCTCAAAAAACAGCATGGCATTTCAAAAAGGTCTTTGATATATGGGATACTGTTTTTCTAACTCAAATGCCAACCCGGGTAGTTCGTGTTTTAGGGGGCTGGGCAAGCAATATAGGGGTTGGAGATATGACAACGATGATTACTTATATGAACAGCAACGGAGGCGCATATGATGCCATTTCATGTGATGCTTATATACTGCCTATTTCGGCTGATTATGGCTGGATGAATACAAACTGTTCAACAGGCGCGAATTTATCTACATGGACACAGCCGCAGTTAATAGATACATTAATAGGAATAGGAAGAGCGCGAATGGCTAATAAAATGCCTGTATTAAACCAATTTAATTCACTTGCAAATGGTAAGCAATTGGTTTTTTATGAAGGTGGCCCGCACATTACCAATCAAACAACTTGTACTGCCGTTTCAAGTGCTATTGCGCCATTGCAAACCGATGTAAAGATGTATAATTTGTATAATGATTGGCTGGATTCATTGCGAACCCTATCGAATGTCAAATTGTTCAATCATTTTGTAATTACAGGTGCAGGGCCAATGGGTATTCTTTCTAATATTTACCAAACTACTTCACAAAAATATAAAGTACTAACCGACTACATAGATTCATGTGGAATACTAACAGGCATTTCGGAAAATAATACGGAAACAAATTCTGTTTTTATTTATCCGGATCCCTTTTCCTCCCAGACAACTTTTCAGACAGCCAAGCCTTTTAAAAATGCTTCGTTGGCAGTTTACAATTCCATTTGTCAGACAGTTAAGCACATGGACAATCTTGCTGGACAGACTATCATTTTTCATCGAGACAACTTACCAAGCGGCCTGTATTTCGTTCGGCTCACACAAGACAATGAAGTAATCGCAGTAGACAAATTAGTAATCACCGACTAACAACAGCACAGAGCATAACAGCAGTAGCTGTTGCACAACCTCCTTTTAGAAAAATTTTTGAGAAAAAGGCGGCATCAATAGCCGACTTATAGGGAAGACGGATTTTTCGCGTGATTTTTTATACTCAAATTTTTGTGTTTGCTAAATACGCCCCCATGAAGCCGAAAAAAGCTGTTTTAAAGTTTATGCTGGCTTGCCGGCAGAGTGCCAGTACTTTTGTATGAACTTTTTTCACTTCAAACTTCAGGTACTTTTTGAGATTGTAAGTAAGGGCAGCCATCAGTACATGTTTATTGGCTTGTTTGATGCCCCGGGTATTCACGCGTTTCATGTTTAAAAAATTTACCAACGTTCCCAGTACCGGCTCCACGGTCTTGCTTCGTATACGGGTGATACGTTTGGCGTATAGGGTTTGCATTTTAACATACATCTTGTCGTAAAACGGTTTGTCTATGGTGTCATCAATCTTTTTGAATTTGGTTTTACCTATACAGGTTTCTCTAATGGGGCAATCTTTGCAAACGGTTTCGCTGCTGCGGTAGGTTTTCTGAATATAGCTATTGCTGTTGGGACCTATTCTTTTCATTGGCAAAACAGCTCTGTTACCTCGCTTACAATCATATTGATCTTTTTCTTTGTTATAAATAAACCCTTCTCTTTCATTTTTGTATTGACCGAAATTGGGAATGTAAGCATCAATCTTTTTAGATTCAATAAACCGTAATGCTTCTCCACTGGAATAGCCAGTATCGGCTGTAACCTGTTCAACAGAGATGTTTTCTTTTTGCAGGTTTTCTATGGTTTGCTCAAGTATCTGAGGCAAGCTCTGGCTGTCCCCTCTGTCGGCATGGTCGGCCATGGCCCCTGTTATAACATGATGTGCATCATCCACCGCTATTTGTCCACTCTAATTCATTTGTCTGGCCTTGCCTGGTTTTACCGAAATCCTTGCATCAGGATCCGTAGGAGAATAATGTGTGTGGTCCTCTGTGACCCGACTGACCCTTGTAGGTTTCCTTTTTCCATGCATGGTGTTGTTCTACTTCTTTTTTCTTTTTCGCTGTTACTTTGTATTCTGAGTTTTCATTTAATTCTTCGGAATAGGCTTCCACATCGTCCATCACTTCTTTCTCCTTCAAAGAATCCAGCGAAGCATTCGCCTTTATGTACGCACTGTCTATCGCCTGGCGTTTGCCGCGAACCATGCCTTTAGCAATGCAGAGGGATAACACTTTTTTAAATATGGCCAGAAACACTTCTTCTCCATAGAGCTGTCTTGTACGGCTGATGGTGGAATGCCATGGCAACGGTTCGTCTATATCATATTGAAGATATAAACGGATGGCGAGAGAATCGGAACAATGCTCAATAAGTTTTCGGTCGGAATTGATGTTGTTTAAATAACCAACAAGACATATTTTGAAGAACACAACCGGATCAATACTTTCCTGACCTTCGCTGCCATAATACTTTTCTGTTTCTCTGTAAAGGAATTGCAACTCGAGTTCCGATGAAAGTTTACGATAGAAATTTTCTTTGGGAACTAAATCCTCCAGATGCACCTGGTACATCATTTTCGGATTAATCGTTTTTTTGCCTTGCATGAATATATTATAAGGCTCAAACTCAAATTGTCAAGCACTTTTTTTACAAAGTAATTAACATTCGTATCTTAGTTGTGCAACAGGCACACGGGTTTTGGGTTAGTGGGCGGACAGTGCGAATAGAAACATTTGAGCATTTAATAAACTTTGGTGCTGGTAGACAGTTTTCGGTTTCAAAAGCCCACCAACGCAAAGTCCGAAACCGTTATAGGCAATATTTATGAGCGACCGTAAACCATACAAACGCAAAGGACTTTTCATCGTTGGGACAGTTTTTCTAATAATTGGAGCTGGTGCTGCGACTTTCTCACCCTATACGCTATACTTATACCTCGCACCACTTTGGACATTTCTTCTTGGACTACTCCTAATTTGGTTAAGCGACAGACAAGTAAAAACAAAGCTCATTTGGACACTTGCACCTTTTCTTTTTTATATCGCTTTTCAATTCCTTTGGTATCAATATAAAAAAGCACCAGCAGAGACATTCTTAATACCTCAAGACTATAGAGGAAAAATTCACATTCATTTCAACAAACCGTGCGGACAAGAAGAAGAAGTTGCGAACGACAGACGACAATATAAAATACCTGCGACTGGCATTTTACTTTCACAGTTTGCAGACAAGCAAGGTTTCATTGACCAACAATATTACTTAGTTGACAGTTTGGGCAAACAGACACTCTTGCCTCAATTGGATGTGCGGGACTACAACGAAGAGTGGACGACAGAAAAAAATCCCGACGAACCATCAAGAGACATTCTCGGTGTTTTTCACGCAGGACGAGTGAGTAGTGATGGCATGTATGAGTTTTACGTTTCAACTTATAGACAACTTAGAGACACTTTTGACTTCCAGTATGACAAATCATTTGACTTAATAGAACAAAAGATAATTGGTGACTGTGGACAAGAGAAGAAGTAATACTGCCCATAACAGACGTTTGGCAAAAAAGCGGGTTCAGTGGTTAATGCTTCGTATCAAGTGCAGTGCTGGCAGACAGTTTTGTGCTCCGAAATCGCCAACTTCTTAAACCCGCAAACCGTTATGCTGCATTTTAAAAAGACAACCCACAGAGAAATACAGAAAGAATGAGAAGTCTAAAACCAATAATACTTTTATTATTTAGCACAATTTTTTCAGTGGAAACTTTCGCCTGTTCTATTTTTTACTATATAGACAATAAAACAGGTAATGTTTATTTCGTAAACAATGAAGACTATTGGTATGACGTAAAACCTTATATTCAAATAAACCCGGGCACAAAAAATAAATTTGGAAGGATTTGGTACGGCTGGAATAATTTTGGTCAGGGCGGTGTCAACGATAAAGGATTAGTTTTAGACGGAGCAGTAACACCTGAACAGAAAATACCGGAAGGGTATGCGGGCCCTCAAAAAAGTAATATAACGGACGAAATCTTATCTGAATGTGAAACAGTACAGCAAGCAATTGATTTCCTGGAATGTAGAAAAATAGCCTTAAAAAATGCACATATTTTCTTTGGAGATAGAAACGGAAGAGCTGTACTTATTGAATGGATAAACGGATTCAAAAAAGTAATTGAAATAAAAAACAACAAACTTGTGGCAACAAATTTTAATCTTTCTGACACAAGCCAAAATGAAATGACTTGTTGGAGATACCCTATTATTCAAAAAGGTTTAGCCGATTTAGATGCAAGGGATATTAAGGATACCATTGACTTAAAAGCCGTTGGTAATGTAATAGGACAGGTTGTTCAGTTGCCACAAACAGATTCAACAGGCAAAGTTGGTGGTACTCTGTATTCTACATTTATTAACTTGACAGAAATGAAGCTCATTTTAGTTTACAAACTCGACAATTCAAAAATTCATAAATTGGACATACTAAAAGAATTACAAACAGGAAAAAAAAGAAAAATTAAACTATAATAAAAACGACCGTTATGCCCATGCTGAAAAACGACAACGACAAGCGGACACAAACGAATAAATTTTAACTTTGATAGTTCCTGAACAACCACTCACGCCTGATAAGAAAAAATATAAAAGTGGAGACCAGCGACCACTTTAAAAACGGGGCGTCACCGAAAAGCCTGACGAGTAGGGAAATAGAATTTCATGTTAAACTCTTAACACAATGAAAAAAACAATACTCTCAATTATTTGTGCTTTTGCATTTTCGACAATCTATGCGCAACCAAATTTTACAAGTTCTGATATGCCAAATATTGGAGACCGAGACACCCTTATGTACCTTAGTTACCATGCTGTCACAAATAATCTTGATACGGAAACAGGCAATGGTTACAATTGGAATTTTTCTTCTTTACCCTTTAATGTTCAAAAACTAATAGATGTTGATTCGTTTCGAATAAAGACGCACGCAGTTAGCTCCCCTTTTACCAAGGCCACAATTGAAGAATACAGCACCGGTACAACTGGACAAAAAGTAAATCTGTATAGCTATAGTAATGATACATTATATACTCATAGATTAGGAGATATCTCGGCTGGCACTAATTATGTGCCTCCAATAGGAACAGTTGTTTTTCCAATTCTATTTAACAATACATCTACAATAAACGCATTCGTTTATTCGTCCTCTGTGCTTGTTGGAGAAAGAAAAACAACAACTTTGTATGATGGCTTTGGCACTTTAAATATGCCTAATGGAAAATCGTATTCCAATGTTTTTAGAGTTAAGAAAATTGAAAGAGATACAGCTTATAGTTCACACGCTGTAAATACTTATACTAGCTACATTTGGTATAAACAAGGCGGACAAGTCCCTTTGTTGCGTTTGACCTATGCCGGAGTTTCAAATCTGTATTTTGTTTTTGGCAGCAAATCCAATAATACATCGACAGGCATAAAGGAAATAAATGAGCTGACTGCCTTTCTCGTTTATCCTAATCCCTTTTCTTCACAAACAACGTTGCACACAGACAATACATTAAAAAACGCAATCCTGGCAGTTTATAATTCATTGGGAGAGCAAGTGAAACAAATAAATAATATTTCGGGACAGACAATTACTTTGTCACGTGACAATTTACCAGGCGGACTTTATTTTATTCAGCTAATGCAAGCCAATAAAACGATCATAACAGACAAACTAATAATCACCGACTGACAACAGCACCTTGCCAAAAGCGGCGGTGACGTGCTTCGTAGGACAGTTTTGCGGGTATATAAACTTAAAAATACTGACCGACAAATATGAACGCACTTTTATTCGTAAGCATACTGACTCTGTTAACTTCCTGTAGCGGACAAAACACTTTCCATTCTGCTGACAAAACTCCCTCATTGACCGTTGGCGACACTGTGAGAGAGCTTGGAAATAATATAATGCTCGTTTATCAGGACAAGAAAAATAATTATTGGTTTGGAAGTTGGCAAGACGGTCTATATAAGTATGACGGAAAAACAATCCTTCATTTTACAACCAAGAGCGGACTGCCTGCCAACAGAATTGAAGAGCTTAAAGAAGACAATTCAGGCAACATCTACATCAATACCAGTAAAGGAATCAGCAAATTTGACGGACAACGTTTCACCACATTAAGCATTGTCAATTCCGGCAAGGAATGGAAGTTAGAACCAAACGATTTGTGGTTCAGACAAGGCTGGGATTCAGGATTTGTTTATCGGTATGATAGTGTTCTTTACAAGTTGCAAGTTCCGAGACATCCCAACCATGTCAATCCGTATGCTGTTTACAGTATTTACAAAGACACCAAAGGAAATGTTTGGTTTGGCACTAACCCCTTAGATGTTTTTCGTTATAATGGAAAAACATTTGATTGGATTTCTGAACCAGATGTTACAGAACTTCACAATGGACCTGCCAATGGGGTTCGCTCCATTATTGAAGACAAAGACGGATATTTTTGGTTCAATACAATGTATCGCTACAATATCTATGGTAACAAAACGGACAAACAATCATTTTACAGCAGAGAAAAAAGCATAGGCAGTTTAGACGGAAAGAACAATGGTAGTCTGAATGAATATTTATCCATTGCCAAAGACAACAATAACGAGCTTTGGATTGCTACTTACCACGATGGAATATGGCGCTATGGACCGAACATCGTCCATTATCCTGTTAAGGATGGGGCAAAAGACATTACTGTTTTTTCCATTTATAAAGATAACAATGGCGACCTATGGCTTGCCACTCACGAGACAGGGGTATATAAATTCAACGGACAAACATTTGAAAGATTTAAACCTTG encodes:
- a CDS encoding OmpA family protein, which encodes KGIKVLLLSEDGKVLGVTSTDSLGFFKFENLSPDLQYLVKMDESDVKFNPNKKYYLANELNKILRVTVINDHGQKFVFEKLPADLVALKPDSLIDYASQIAGTLLIGENPSKPYANKRVNLLNEKGEIVKTIVTNGFGSFVFTDLDPDVTYFIAADESDGDLLPNSKIILTNSSAKEIKVIKSDSKGGFKFTLLNGDNNELSFLQVDDTKLRMDMKGRLYADTLSRPLSNAKIDLVNERGQVQQSITTKPNGGFLFTALPFNESFLFQIDENDPRFKDLEKLIFTNEAGVVIKVIHFKKDAGFKFQFLAGDYKSISSTYVDDPWLKVLQFKQNEKGRNDSVNIVENIYYNLDDYKVLPEARKVLDKVVDLMKNNPKLSVEIGSHTDSRATDEYNLTLSQKRAQAATGYIIQNGIAKKRIAGTGYGETRLMNKCGNGVDCPEEEHAKNRRTEFRVYVK
- a CDS encoding restriction endonuclease; protein product: MIPDYQSLMLPLLKLVADRQEHKYRDLIENLATEFKVTDEERKELLASGNQAIFDNRVGWAKTYLKKAGLLDSPKRATFVITDRGLETLKKNLPRVDAKYLRQFSEFLEFQNASRSETDTEEETTTQEPSEQTPEENLDKAYQRIRKSLASELLNKVVELSPAFFERLVVELLVKMGYGGSIKDAGKAIGKSGDEGIDGTIKEDKLGLDIIYIQAKRWKPGNVVGRPEIQKFVGALAGQGAKKGIFITTSNFTKEALDYTPRNETKIVLIDGEQLAQLMIDYNLGCTSQQTYEVKKIDSDYFGEE
- a CDS encoding T9SS type A sorting domain-containing protein, yielding MKKLYLSTVLCLQSTIFIYGQTTDTCRMKIGMNLFSIRTSATNPDFMQPFANVLKECDEWYGQDTTGIATTTNNSSITLFTFNTDGYPNEVPISGNGVCARMLFNTYAANSNYNYYPSGTYNVSYTGNGTLRFGGDASGADITTGSGTITVTPSNTGIIMKIVLSDVNNPIRDIKVMMPGHSFSTIFNTDFVNRLTPFNVLRFMEWNNMNTNTEVQWQNRRKPSYYTQSGSGGTMNNRGIAWEYVVELCNLMQKNCWISVPTQVDSAYIDSLATMFRDNLNPNLKIYLEYSNETSNQIWLTNYNWIDDPNNSSFTLTNHAQKTAWHFKKVFDIWDTVFLTQMPTRVVRVLGGWASNIGVGDMTTMITYMNSNGGAYDAISCDAYILPISADYGWMNTNCSTGANLSTWTQPQLIDTLIGIGRARMANKMPVLNQFNSLANGKQLVFYEGGPHITNQTTCTAVSSAIAPLQTDVKMYNLYNDWLDSLRTLSNVKLFNHFVITGAGPMGILSNIYQTTSQKYKVLTDYIDSCGILTGISENNTETNSVFIYPDPFSSQTTFQTAKPFKNASLAVYNSICQTVKHMDNLAGQTIIFHRDNLPSGLYFVRLTQDNEVIAVDKLVITD
- a CDS encoding penicillin acylase, with product MRSLKPIILLLFSTIFSVETFACSIFYYIDNKTGNVYFVNNEDYWYDVKPYIQINPGTKNKFGRIWYGWNNFGQGGVNDKGLVLDGAVTPEQKIPEGYAGPQKSNITDEILSECETVQQAIDFLECRKIALKNAHIFFGDRNGRAVLIEWINGFKKVIEIKNNKLVATNFNLSDTSQNEMTCWRYPIIQKGLADLDARDIKDTIDLKAVGNVIGQVVQLPQTDSTGKVGGTLYSTFINLTEMKLILVYKLDNSKIHKLDILKELQTGKKRKIKL
- a CDS encoding T9SS type A sorting domain-containing protein; this encodes MKKTILSIICAFAFSTIYAQPNFTSSDMPNIGDRDTLMYLSYHAVTNNLDTETGNGYNWNFSSLPFNVQKLIDVDSFRIKTHAVSSPFTKATIEEYSTGTTGQKVNLYSYSNDTLYTHRLGDISAGTNYVPPIGTVVFPILFNNTSTINAFVYSSSVLVGERKTTTLYDGFGTLNMPNGKSYSNVFRVKKIERDTAYSSHAVNTYTSYIWYKQGGQVPLLRLTYAGVSNLYFVFGSKSNNTSTGIKEINELTAFLVYPNPFSSQTTLHTDNTLKNAILAVYNSLGEQVKQINNISGQTITLSRDNLPGGLYFIQLMQANKTIITDKLIITD